The Devosia sp. A16 genome includes a window with the following:
- the sseA gene encoding 3-mercaptopyruvate sulfurtransferase codes for MTNPLVTTDWLAEHIDDPDVVLVDASWYMPAVNRSGRAEYLKSHLPGAVFFGIDDIADKTTTLPHMLPTPAAFADAVGKLGIADTDTIVVYDEAGVFAAPRVWWTFRAMGARDVRVLDGGGPKWRAEGRPTSSGEEQPAPRTFVPHYQPALVQDFDAVLGLTRSKARIIVDARPGDRFRGEVPEPRPGLASGHIPGSLSVPASEVTANGQLKSAAELQALFAKAGVDVSKPIVTSCGSGVTASTVALALAIAGAKDVAVYDGSWTEWGGRADAPVEKG; via the coding sequence ATGACCAACCCTCTCGTCACCACCGACTGGCTCGCCGAGCATATCGACGATCCCGATGTCGTCCTCGTCGATGCCAGCTGGTACATGCCTGCGGTCAACCGCAGCGGGCGCGCCGAGTATCTGAAGAGCCACCTGCCGGGCGCGGTGTTCTTCGGCATCGACGATATCGCCGACAAGACCACCACCCTGCCCCACATGCTGCCGACGCCCGCGGCGTTTGCCGACGCGGTGGGCAAGCTCGGCATCGCCGATACCGACACCATCGTGGTCTATGACGAGGCCGGCGTGTTCGCCGCCCCGCGCGTCTGGTGGACGTTTCGCGCCATGGGCGCGAGGGACGTGCGCGTGCTCGACGGCGGCGGCCCGAAATGGCGGGCGGAGGGCCGGCCGACGTCGTCGGGCGAGGAGCAGCCGGCACCGCGCACCTTCGTGCCGCATTACCAGCCCGCCCTGGTGCAGGATTTCGATGCCGTGCTCGGGCTCACCCGCTCGAAAGCCAGGATCATCGTCGACGCCCGCCCCGGCGACCGCTTCCGCGGCGAAGTGCCGGAACCGCGCCCAGGGCTGGCCTCGGGGCACATCCCGGGCAGCCTGAGTGTGCCGGCCAGCGAGGTCACGGCGAATGGGCAGCTGAAATCGGCGGCGGAGCTGCAGGCGCTGTTCGCGAAGGCCGGCGTGGATGTGAGCAAGCCCATTGTCACCAGCTGCGGCTCGGGCGTGACGGCATCCACCGTGGCGCTGGCGCTGGCCATTGCCGGGGCGAAGGATGTGGCGGTCTATGATGGGTCATGGACCGAATGGGGCGGCCGGGCCGATGCGCCGGTGGAGAAGGGCTGA
- a CDS encoding ABC transporter permease has translation MKSGKLWSWIIFGLGAAYFLVPLLATFEFSLRIRREGYTLDAYTSVFSDGRFQASFSYSLIVGVCAIVVGLLIVVPAAYYVRLRAPHLRPIIEFVTLLPLIIPAIILVFGYIGMYNTSSPLPLLGTNLGTDILLTLAYVALALPYMYRAVDTGLRTIDVQTLTEAANILGANQATIIAKVIFPNIIVAVLSGAFLTLAIVIGEFTIASLLNRQVFGVYMQNVGANRAFEPAALAVISFVITWGAMGMIQLLARFAPKTARRD, from the coding sequence CCTACTTCCTCGTGCCGCTGCTCGCCACCTTCGAGTTCTCGCTGCGCATTCGCCGCGAGGGCTACACCCTGGACGCCTACACCTCGGTGTTCTCCGACGGGCGCTTCCAGGCCTCGTTCAGCTATTCGCTGATCGTGGGCGTCTGCGCCATCGTCGTAGGGCTGCTCATCGTCGTGCCGGCCGCCTATTACGTGCGGCTGCGCGCCCCGCATTTGAGGCCGATCATCGAGTTCGTGACCCTGCTGCCGCTGATCATCCCGGCGATCATTTTGGTGTTCGGCTATATCGGGATGTACAACACCTCGTCGCCGCTGCCGCTGCTCGGCACCAACCTTGGCACCGATATCCTGCTGACCCTCGCCTACGTGGCGCTGGCCCTGCCCTACATGTACCGGGCGGTGGATACGGGGCTGCGCACCATCGACGTGCAGACCCTCACCGAGGCCGCCAATATTCTCGGCGCCAACCAGGCGACGATCATCGCCAAGGTGATCTTTCCCAACATCATCGTCGCGGTGCTGTCGGGCGCCTTCCTGACGCTCGCCATCGTCATCGGCGAGTTCACCATCGCGAGCCTGCTCAACCGTCAGGTGTTCGGCGTCTACATGCAGAATGTCGGCGCCAACCGGGCGTTCGAGCCCGCCGCCCTGGCCGTCATTTCGTTCGTCATCACCTGGGGCGCCATGGGCATGATCCAGCTGCTGGCGCGCTTCGCCCCCAAAACCGCTCGTAGGGACTAG
- a CDS encoding ABC transporter ATP-binding protein, whose translation MATEFLRIEELVKTFSGNQVVKGVDLAFDKGEFVSLLGPSGCGKTTILRMIAGFERPDSGRILVEGKDISGLAPNQRKIGMVFQAYALFPNMNVADNIGFGLKIAGMPKPQREARVEEMLKLIGLSGYGKRYPFELSGGQQQRVALARALAPSPRMLLLDEPLSALDAKIRVSLREQIRQIQRELGITTVFVTHDQEEALSISDRIVVLNTGNVEQFGRPFEIYNRPQTRFVATFVGTLNTLNATVADASAKTVTLGGTTVTIPALPATARSGEAVALTMRPEAVSLANDAARDIVLDGKVAEVSFLGSVIRLKVDLGDNAVNLDTFNDQRTPPPAHGAPVRIGIASSDVLVLER comes from the coding sequence ATGGCAACCGAATTCCTGCGCATCGAAGAGCTGGTCAAGACTTTTAGCGGCAACCAGGTGGTGAAGGGCGTCGATCTGGCGTTCGACAAGGGCGAGTTCGTCAGCCTGCTCGGCCCCTCGGGCTGCGGCAAGACCACTATCCTCCGAATGATCGCCGGTTTCGAGCGCCCGGACTCCGGGCGCATTCTGGTCGAGGGCAAGGACATTTCCGGCCTCGCGCCGAACCAGCGCAAGATCGGCATGGTGTTCCAGGCCTATGCGCTGTTCCCCAACATGAACGTCGCCGACAATATCGGCTTCGGCCTGAAGATCGCGGGCATGCCCAAGCCGCAGCGCGAAGCCCGGGTCGAGGAGATGCTGAAGCTGATCGGGCTTTCCGGCTACGGCAAGCGCTACCCGTTCGAACTGTCGGGTGGCCAGCAGCAGCGTGTGGCGCTCGCCCGCGCGCTGGCGCCCAGCCCGCGCATGCTGCTGCTCGACGAGCCGCTTTCGGCGCTCGATGCCAAGATCCGCGTCTCGCTGCGCGAGCAGATCCGCCAGATCCAGCGCGAACTGGGGATCACCACGGTGTTCGTCACCCACGATCAGGAAGAGGCGCTCTCCATCTCCGACCGCATCGTGGTGCTCAACACCGGCAATGTCGAGCAGTTCGGCCGGCCGTTCGAGATTTACAACCGGCCGCAGACCCGGTTCGTCGCGACCTTCGTGGGGACGCTCAACACCCTCAACGCCACCGTTGCCGATGCGTCCGCAAAGACGGTGACTCTGGGCGGCACCACCGTCACCATCCCGGCGCTCCCCGCCACGGCGCGCAGCGGCGAGGCGGTGGCGCTCACCATGCGCCCCGAAGCCGTGTCGCTCGCCAACGATGCGGCGCGCGACATCGTCCTCGACGGCAAGGTGGCCGAAGTCAGCTTCCTCGGCTCGGTGATCCGGCTGAAGGTCGACCTCGGCGACAATGCCGTGAACCTCGACACCTTCAACGACCAGCGCACCCCGCCCCCCGCGCACGGCGCACCGGTACGCATCGGCATCGCCTCCAGCGACGTGCTGGTGCTGGAGCGGTAA